One region of Candidatus Eisenbacteria bacterium genomic DNA includes:
- a CDS encoding glycosyltransferase family 39 protein, which produces MASTRHLAWGYVDHPPLSIALLALVRSLFGESLAAIRVVAALLGAVTVFLTGRLARAAGGRGFAQGLACLCALLAPVYLAVGHFYSMNAIEMALWPAASLLLLRALRTGRTLDWAILGSILGLGLLNKISASWLGLGIGSGLLLTAHRRALRTSGPWLAAGIAALIFLPHALWQVANHYPTLEFMRNATAQKMARVGSLDFFQGQVLTMGPGNAPVWIAGLLFVFLARSGKPWRLFGWLWLSICLLLLAGGRSRASYLSPAYPALFAAGGVAWERWLSSGLARWARPVLVALVALLGVLAAPFALPVLPVRSFLRYQAASGMTPKTEERQQVGPLSQHYADMFGWEEIAAMVARAWESLTPEERQHARVFAQNYGEAGAVDVLDRRLGLPPTLSGHNSYWLWGPEGWDGRVLIIIGGDPADNAQWFDSVQQVGTVDSTLAMPYERGIGVSIGRRLKMPVAEAWPKLRKFI; this is translated from the coding sequence ATGGCGAGCACGCGTCACCTCGCATGGGGCTACGTGGATCACCCCCCGCTCTCGATCGCTCTCCTCGCCCTCGTACGATCCCTGTTCGGCGAATCCCTCGCAGCCATCCGGGTCGTGGCCGCACTGCTGGGCGCAGTCACCGTGTTCCTGACGGGAAGGCTGGCGCGTGCGGCCGGCGGACGAGGGTTCGCGCAGGGACTGGCCTGCCTGTGCGCGCTGCTCGCGCCCGTGTACCTCGCCGTCGGGCACTTCTACTCGATGAACGCGATCGAGATGGCGCTCTGGCCGGCCGCTTCCCTCCTCCTGCTCCGCGCCCTCCGCACCGGCCGCACCCTCGACTGGGCCATCCTCGGGAGCATCCTCGGCCTCGGTCTCCTGAACAAGATCAGCGCGTCCTGGCTCGGACTCGGGATCGGGTCGGGGCTCCTGCTCACGGCGCATCGACGCGCGCTCCGGACATCGGGACCCTGGCTTGCAGCCGGGATCGCCGCGCTGATCTTCCTGCCTCATGCGCTCTGGCAGGTGGCGAATCACTATCCGACGCTCGAGTTCATGCGAAACGCGACCGCGCAGAAGATGGCCCGCGTCGGTTCCCTGGATTTCTTCCAAGGCCAAGTACTGACCATGGGCCCCGGCAATGCCCCGGTGTGGATCGCGGGACTCCTGTTCGTTTTCTTGGCACGCTCGGGGAAGCCGTGGCGGCTGTTCGGGTGGCTGTGGCTCTCGATCTGCCTGCTGCTCCTCGCCGGCGGCCGGAGCCGCGCGAGCTACCTGAGCCCCGCCTACCCGGCGCTCTTTGCGGCGGGCGGCGTGGCATGGGAGCGCTGGCTCTCGAGCGGACTCGCGCGCTGGGCACGCCCGGTCCTCGTGGCGCTGGTTGCCCTGCTCGGAGTCCTCGCCGCGCCGTTCGCGCTGCCGGTGTTGCCGGTCCGGAGCTTTCTTCGCTATCAGGCGGCGTCAGGCATGACGCCTAAGACCGAGGAGCGCCAACAGGTCGGCCCCCTGTCGCAGCACTACGCCGATATGTTCGGCTGGGAGGAGATCGCGGCGATGGTGGCGCGCGCCTGGGAGAGCTTGACCCCGGAGGAACGACAGCACGCGCGCGTGTTCGCCCAGAACTATGGCGAGGCGGGCGCGGTCGACGTGCTCGACCGCCGCTTGGGCCTTCCCCCGACTCTGAGCGGGCACAATAGCTACTGGCTCTGGGGTCCGGAGGGATGGGACGGCCGCGTGCTGATTATTATCGGCGGAGATCCCGCCGATAACGCGCAATGGTTCGATTCGGTCCAGCAGGTGGGCACGGTCGACTCGACGCTCGCGATGCCTTACGAACGCGGGATCGGAGTCTCCATCGGCCGCCGCCTGAAGATGCCGGTCGCCGAGGCCTGGCCGAAGCTCAGGAAATTCATCTGA
- a CDS encoding phenylalanine--tRNA ligase subunit beta, producing MKITWKWLEDWVELPDRPEDLAHLLAMRGLPVQSLERGASFDPGIVVGSVVEVARHPDADRLSLCTVDIGSERLSIVCGAPNVAAGQRVAVAQVGSRLPDGTKLRKTKIRGVESQGMICSERELGLSDESQGIWVLPGNPPVGAPLASVTGSADPAIDVEITANRTDCMCVVGIAREVASARGAGLKPAPALRAEGAGALPEVKIENPADCLRYMARVVTGLKVGPSPDWLSRRLQASGFRSINNVVDATNYVLREFGQPIHAFDAANVGGNAIRVRRAKAGERLTLLDGREVALTPAHLVIADSRVPMGLAGVMGGLPSGVTDATTAVVLESAQFDPALTRATARSLGIASDAADRFAQGVDPEGVATALDATARILADVAGGKVVRDRVDLWPGRAERPQIALSLRRLAQLLGVAVEKDKATQALRSLGIEGAGPWKKQDGDEVASFRVPSHRLDIEIEEDLIEEVGRVIGYDAIPRRLRAVSTAYQPEAGAAPFDNRLADLARGFGFHEALSPVLVGEIPPEARHGLEDSEIWEIQNPKSRELKHLRVGLLPGLIGAAARNLHHGIREVRLAEVGKVFRASPPPLGSERHEAALILAGKSDEWDHPGAEEDRYLELKGAVEALLRALGIDSFRTDAYHEPCWKVGTGASIRASERRLGRLGEVAPSLASALGLNRPAWAAVLDVAALAAVVPAKRGYRPVARYPASKRDLAVIVPADTHHADLEDAIRAAGGAQMEEVRLFDVFEGGPVGAGKKSMAYALEFRAPDRTLLDREVDGLMEAIVRALQTKFGATLRGGAPARRSGGVPS from the coding sequence GTGAAGATCACATGGAAGTGGCTCGAGGATTGGGTGGAGCTTCCGGACCGCCCCGAGGATCTCGCCCACCTGCTCGCCATGCGAGGGCTTCCGGTCCAATCGCTGGAGCGAGGGGCCTCGTTCGATCCTGGCATCGTGGTGGGGAGCGTCGTCGAGGTCGCGCGGCACCCGGACGCGGATCGGCTGAGTCTCTGCACGGTCGACATCGGGTCGGAGCGCCTTTCGATCGTCTGCGGCGCGCCGAACGTCGCGGCCGGACAGCGCGTCGCGGTCGCCCAGGTCGGGAGCCGCCTCCCGGACGGCACGAAGCTCCGCAAGACCAAGATCCGCGGCGTCGAATCGCAGGGGATGATCTGCTCCGAGCGGGAGCTTGGGCTGAGCGACGAGTCGCAGGGGATCTGGGTTCTCCCCGGGAACCCTCCCGTCGGGGCGCCGCTCGCTTCGGTTACGGGATCGGCGGATCCGGCGATCGACGTGGAGATCACGGCGAACCGGACCGACTGCATGTGCGTCGTGGGCATCGCGAGAGAGGTCGCCTCCGCCCGAGGCGCGGGGCTGAAGCCGGCACCCGCGCTTCGCGCGGAGGGCGCCGGGGCGCTCCCCGAGGTGAAGATCGAGAACCCGGCCGACTGCCTTCGCTACATGGCCCGCGTGGTGACGGGGCTCAAGGTGGGCCCCTCGCCCGACTGGCTGAGCCGCCGCCTCCAGGCCAGCGGCTTCCGCAGCATCAACAACGTCGTCGATGCGACCAACTACGTGCTTCGCGAATTTGGTCAGCCCATCCACGCGTTCGACGCGGCGAACGTCGGGGGGAACGCGATCCGGGTTCGACGGGCGAAAGCCGGGGAGCGGTTGACCCTCCTGGACGGTCGCGAGGTCGCGCTGACCCCCGCACATCTCGTGATCGCCGATTCGAGGGTGCCGATGGGTCTGGCTGGCGTGATGGGCGGGCTCCCATCCGGCGTGACCGACGCGACGACTGCCGTCGTTCTGGAGAGCGCCCAGTTCGATCCTGCCCTCACGCGGGCGACCGCGCGCTCGCTCGGCATCGCGAGCGACGCCGCCGATCGGTTCGCGCAGGGCGTCGATCCCGAAGGGGTCGCGACGGCTCTCGACGCGACGGCCCGGATTCTCGCGGACGTCGCAGGCGGCAAGGTCGTCCGCGACCGCGTCGATCTCTGGCCAGGACGCGCCGAGCGCCCCCAAATTGCGCTTTCGCTCCGGCGCCTCGCCCAGCTCCTCGGAGTTGCGGTTGAAAAGGACAAAGCAACCCAGGCGCTCCGATCCCTCGGGATCGAGGGGGCGGGCCCGTGGAAGAAACAGGACGGCGACGAGGTCGCCTCGTTCCGGGTTCCTTCCCATAGGCTCGATATTGAGATCGAGGAAGACCTGATCGAAGAGGTGGGCCGGGTCATCGGCTACGACGCGATCCCCCGCCGCCTCCGGGCCGTGTCCACGGCGTATCAGCCGGAGGCGGGCGCGGCCCCATTCGACAACCGCCTCGCCGACCTGGCGCGCGGCTTCGGATTCCACGAAGCCTTGAGCCCGGTTCTCGTGGGGGAGATCCCGCCGGAGGCGCGCCACGGCCTCGAGGACTCGGAGATCTGGGAGATTCAGAATCCAAAGAGCAGGGAGCTGAAGCATCTTCGGGTGGGACTTCTTCCCGGGCTGATCGGGGCCGCCGCGCGCAACCTGCACCACGGCATCCGCGAGGTCCGCTTGGCGGAGGTCGGAAAGGTGTTTCGGGCGAGCCCGCCACCCCTCGGCTCCGAGCGTCACGAGGCGGCCCTCATCCTCGCGGGGAAATCCGACGAGTGGGATCATCCCGGCGCGGAGGAGGATCGCTATCTCGAGCTGAAGGGCGCCGTGGAGGCGCTGCTCCGGGCTTTGGGAATTGACTCGTTCCGCACCGACGCCTACCATGAACCTTGTTGGAAGGTCGGCACCGGCGCCTCGATTCGAGCGTCGGAACGGCGGTTGGGCCGTCTCGGCGAGGTGGCCCCTTCGCTGGCGTCGGCACTGGGCCTGAATCGCCCAGCGTGGGCGGCGGTGTTGGATGTAGCCGCCTTGGCCGCGGTGGTACCCGCGAAGCGGGGGTACCGGCCGGTGGCCCGCTACCCGGCGTCCAAGCGGGACCTCGCGGTCATCGTCCCGGCCGACACGCATCACGCCGATCTGGAGGACGCGATCCGGGCGGCCGGCGGCGCCCAAATGGAGGAAGTCCGGCTCTTCGATGTCTTTGAAGGGGGGCCGGTCGGTGCTGGAAAGAAGAGCATGGCCTACGCTTTGGAATTTCGGGCGCCCGATCGGACGCTCTTGGATCGAGAGGTCGACGGGCTGATGGAAGCCATCGTTCGCGCGCTACAGACAAAATTCGGAGCCACGCTTCGCGGGGGAGCTCCCGCGCGGCGGTCCGGAGGAGTCCCGTCATGA
- the rplT gene encoding 50S ribosomal protein L20, translating into MPRTKTVVPGRKRRRKVMIAVKGNRGGRRKLYQTARETLMRSLQFAYRDRRAKKREFRKLWIIRINAAARAHGLSYNAFIRGLKTAQVEIDRKVLADLAVRDAQAFARLAEVAKQAHAAA; encoded by the coding sequence ATGCCACGCACCAAAACAGTCGTACCGGGGCGCAAGCGCCGCCGCAAGGTAATGATCGCGGTGAAGGGGAACCGCGGGGGTCGCCGCAAGCTCTACCAGACGGCCCGCGAGACCCTCATGCGGAGCCTGCAGTTCGCTTATCGCGATCGCCGCGCCAAGAAGCGTGAGTTCCGCAAGCTCTGGATCATCCGGATCAACGCGGCCGCTCGGGCCCATGGGCTCTCCTACAACGCGTTCATCCGGGGCCTCAAGACGGCCCAGGTCGAAATCGACCGAAAGGTTCTTGCCGACCTCGCGGTCCGCGACGCCCAGGCGTTCGCCCGTCTGGCCGAGGTAGCGAAGCAGGCGCACGCCGCAGCCTAA
- the aroF gene encoding 3-deoxy-7-phosphoheptulonate synthase has translation MVIILRPDATPEQRHAVESRMRELGFQIVLAPSSPRVVMAAVGEGSMPPLEEIRALPGVAEARPIPEPFKLASRSFRETTSVIRIGNVDIGGPSVVIMAGPCTIESEEQMVRTAAAVRSAGATVMRGGAFKPRTSPYSFQGLGEEGLKLIRRVADSQGLLVISEIMDKSQISLMDRYVDIFQVGARNMQNYALLRELGKVERPVLIKRGLAATVDEWLMSAEYVISGGNDRVIVCERGVRAYETYTRNTLDLNAVAVAKAISHLPVIVDPSHAAGVRDKVVPLARAAIAAGADGLLVEVHYAPEQAICDGQQSLYPEQFAALTAQIRLIAEAVGRRF, from the coding sequence ATGGTCATCATCCTACGGCCCGATGCCACGCCGGAGCAGCGGCACGCGGTCGAGTCACGCATGCGTGAGCTTGGATTTCAGATCGTGCTCGCGCCATCCTCTCCTCGCGTTGTAATGGCCGCGGTCGGAGAGGGAAGCATGCCGCCGCTCGAGGAGATTCGCGCCCTCCCTGGGGTCGCGGAGGCGCGTCCGATTCCGGAGCCGTTCAAGCTCGCCAGTCGCAGCTTTCGCGAAACCACGAGCGTGATCCGGATCGGCAACGTGGATATCGGCGGCCCTTCGGTCGTGATCATGGCGGGGCCGTGCACGATCGAGTCCGAGGAGCAGATGGTGCGAACGGCCGCGGCGGTGCGCTCGGCGGGAGCGACCGTCATGCGCGGCGGCGCGTTCAAGCCGCGCACTTCGCCCTACTCGTTTCAAGGCCTCGGAGAGGAGGGGCTCAAGCTCATCCGCCGGGTCGCGGACTCCCAAGGGCTCCTGGTCATCTCCGAGATCATGGACAAGAGCCAGATCTCCCTCATGGATCGCTACGTGGATATCTTCCAGGTGGGCGCGAGGAACATGCAGAACTACGCGCTCCTTCGCGAGCTGGGGAAGGTCGAGCGCCCCGTCCTGATCAAGCGTGGGTTGGCGGCGACCGTGGACGAGTGGCTCATGAGCGCGGAGTACGTCATCTCCGGCGGGAACGACCGCGTGATCGTCTGCGAGCGCGGCGTGCGCGCCTATGAGACCTACACCCGGAACACGCTCGACCTGAACGCCGTGGCGGTCGCGAAGGCGATCAGCCACCTGCCGGTCATCGTGGATCCGAGCCACGCCGCCGGAGTGAGGGACAAGGTGGTTCCGCTCGCCCGCGCGGCGATCGCCGCAGGCGCCGATGGCCTCCTCGTCGAGGTTCACTACGCGCCCGAGCAGGCGATCTGCGATGGCCAGCAGTCGCTGTACCCCGAACAGTTCGCGGCTCTGACGGCGCAGATCCGCCTGATCGCGGAAGCGGTGGGTCGGAGGTTCTGA
- a CDS encoding translation initiation factor IF-3, whose amino-acid sequence MATTKEVRVNDRIRIPSVRVIGPDGEQVGILGIREALAYAQERQLDLVEVSPTAKPPVCRVMDFGKFKYEQNKKQQKAKRKQHVTHLKEVKLRPKIEEHDYRFKVEHGRRFLELHDKVKFTVTFRGRELAHPQAGHRLLEKVIKDLEGVGHVEIPARMEGRSLVLLMVPRPLAGRAPEKKPAGVAGSTKQSSATGSTKQPSSGGSVKQPSAAGLAKQNAAAGAPKQPSTKP is encoded by the coding sequence ATCGCCACAACCAAGGAAGTCCGGGTCAATGATCGCATCCGGATTCCGTCGGTCCGCGTCATCGGGCCGGACGGCGAGCAGGTAGGAATCTTGGGCATCCGCGAAGCGCTCGCCTACGCCCAGGAGCGCCAGCTGGACCTCGTCGAGGTTTCGCCCACCGCCAAGCCTCCGGTTTGCCGCGTGATGGACTTCGGAAAGTTCAAGTACGAGCAGAACAAGAAGCAGCAGAAGGCGAAGCGAAAGCAGCACGTCACGCACCTGAAGGAAGTGAAGCTCCGCCCGAAGATCGAAGAGCACGATTACCGGTTCAAGGTCGAGCACGGGCGCCGGTTCCTGGAATTGCACGACAAGGTGAAGTTCACGGTGACATTCCGAGGCCGCGAGCTCGCCCACCCACAAGCCGGCCATCGACTCTTGGAGAAGGTGATCAAGGATCTCGAGGGCGTGGGGCACGTGGAAATCCCCGCCCGTATGGAAGGACGGAGCCTTGTTCTCCTTATGGTGCCTCGTCCGTTGGCCGGACGAGCGCCGGAGAAGAAACCGGCCGGCGTCGCCGGCTCCACGAAGCAGTCATCCGCCACCGGCTCGACGAAGCAGCCATCGTCGGGCGGCTCGGTGAAGCAACCATCGGCCGCCGGCCTGGCGAAGCAGAACGCCGCCGCGGGTGCGCCGAAACAGCCGTCGACGAAACCCTAG
- the pheS gene encoding phenylalanine--tRNA ligase subunit alpha gives MIERIDALRAEGERALSGAATSADLEAVRVRFLGRKSELTQILRGLKDLEPDARARAGARANEARGRLEALLAEAEARVQARSAPDASRDVTLPGRRPPVGHRHIIQSVIQEIEEIFRGLGFSVAEGPDVEDERHNFGALNMPKGHPARAETDTFYLRPDVLLRTHTSSVQIRVMEKTQPPVRIICPGRAYRNEAVDATHFVEFHQIEGLYVDEGVSMADLKGTLDRFFKEFFGPKTEIRFAPSFYPFVEPGAVVDVRCLFCAGKGCSVCGPLSGGWLEVLGAGMVHPNVFRAVGYDPSRWTGFAFGGGIERLVMLRHGVPDVRLFYENDIRFLREF, from the coding sequence GTGATCGAGCGGATCGACGCCCTCCGAGCCGAGGGTGAGCGTGCGCTTTCCGGGGCCGCGACCTCCGCGGACCTCGAGGCCGTGCGCGTGCGCTTCCTCGGTCGGAAGAGCGAGCTCACGCAAATTCTCCGCGGGCTGAAGGACCTCGAGCCGGACGCCCGCGCGCGAGCCGGGGCTCGGGCCAACGAAGCGCGCGGCCGCCTGGAGGCGCTCCTCGCCGAGGCCGAAGCGCGCGTGCAGGCGCGCAGCGCCCCCGATGCCTCGCGCGACGTGACCCTGCCTGGCCGCCGTCCGCCCGTAGGCCACCGCCACATCATTCAATCCGTGATCCAGGAGATCGAGGAGATCTTCCGAGGTCTCGGCTTCTCCGTCGCGGAAGGCCCCGACGTGGAGGACGAGCGTCATAATTTCGGCGCGCTCAATATGCCCAAAGGGCACCCCGCGCGCGCCGAGACCGACACGTTCTATCTCCGGCCCGACGTCCTCCTTCGAACGCACACCTCCTCGGTTCAGATCCGGGTGATGGAGAAGACGCAGCCGCCGGTACGGATCATCTGCCCGGGCCGGGCATATCGGAACGAGGCCGTCGACGCGACGCATTTTGTGGAGTTCCACCAGATCGAGGGCCTCTACGTCGACGAGGGCGTGAGCATGGCCGATCTGAAGGGGACGCTCGACCGGTTCTTCAAGGAGTTCTTCGGGCCGAAGACCGAGATCCGGTTCGCCCCGTCCTTCTATCCGTTCGTCGAGCCGGGCGCCGTGGTCGACGTCCGCTGCCTCTTCTGCGCGGGGAAGGGCTGCTCCGTTTGCGGGCCGCTCTCGGGCGGCTGGCTCGAAGTGCTCGGCGCGGGAATGGTGCATCCGAATGTGTTCCGCGCGGTGGGCTACGATCCCAGCCGGTGGACGGGATTCGCGTTCGGGGGCGGCATCGAGCGCCTGGTGATGCTCCGGCATGGGGTGCCCGACGTTCGGCTCTTCTACGAGAACGATATCCGCTTCCTGCGCGAGTTCTGA
- a CDS encoding chromate resistance protein — protein MKWVTRENVHVDRVACPWLIRKFLDPEAEFLFVPADQVMAVAEREKATPYDVKGVELGHHGKECSFDAIIKKHGLTSDPALVLLARIVNGADTDNSLWNQPESAGLKAVAEGFRGLGYKDDLALNAAEWIVYDALYAYCQQMVRERDAEGVSR, from the coding sequence ATGAAATGGGTGACACGAGAGAACGTGCATGTCGACCGGGTGGCCTGCCCGTGGCTTATTCGCAAGTTCCTGGATCCGGAGGCGGAGTTTCTGTTCGTCCCCGCCGATCAGGTGATGGCCGTTGCGGAGCGGGAGAAGGCCACGCCCTACGACGTGAAAGGCGTGGAGCTTGGGCATCACGGCAAGGAGTGCTCCTTCGACGCGATCATCAAGAAACACGGGCTCACGTCCGATCCGGCACTCGTCCTGCTCGCGAGAATCGTGAACGGGGCCGATACCGACAATTCCCTCTGGAATCAGCCTGAGTCCGCGGGGCTCAAGGCGGTCGCCGAAGGCTTTCGCGGCCTCGGCTACAAGGATGATCTCGCCCTGAACGCGGCCGAGTGGATCGTCTACGACGCGCTCTACGCCTACTGCCAACAGATGGTTCGGGAGCGCGACGCGGAAGGCGTCTCCCGGTGA
- a CDS encoding MBL fold metallo-hydrolase: MIRFTPRRPVPVRHLLPLLLLGLLAGPVHAQTTYLPGAEPPTKQKAPPDSVITIEVHSLAPGVYAAKVNYVWTGWVELPGGPLLIDSGLDERTAAALADTIRARSGPKPVQYVVNTHAHGDHIGGNAYFAASGATIIAQSKVAAKIDSTTKASKPSLRVDRKKFLGPVDRKVEILWLGKPAHTSNDLIVYLPKQKVLFAGDLISNKAIPLLLDPNFDRLGWIASVDSLMSKAFVFDKLIPGHGVLADPVEEVRFTRGYLTDSYDKAARVAAWGTSLNAVKDWAYLGPYEDAEFYNEVHFLNMRRLYNQARGIKTPGRSQARTIKR, encoded by the coding sequence ATGATCCGCTTCACGCCCCGTCGTCCCGTGCCAGTGCGCCATCTCCTCCCGCTCCTTCTGCTCGGCCTGCTCGCGGGCCCGGTCCACGCCCAGACGACCTACCTCCCAGGAGCGGAGCCTCCCACCAAGCAGAAGGCGCCTCCGGACTCGGTCATCACGATCGAGGTCCATTCGCTCGCGCCTGGCGTCTACGCGGCGAAGGTGAACTATGTCTGGACCGGCTGGGTCGAGCTTCCCGGCGGGCCCCTCCTGATCGACAGCGGGCTCGATGAGCGGACCGCGGCCGCTCTCGCGGACACGATCCGGGCGCGATCGGGGCCGAAGCCGGTGCAATACGTCGTGAACACCCATGCTCACGGAGACCACATCGGAGGAAACGCCTACTTCGCGGCTTCCGGGGCCACGATCATCGCCCAGTCGAAGGTCGCCGCGAAGATCGATTCGACCACCAAGGCGTCCAAGCCGTCTCTACGCGTCGATCGGAAGAAGTTCCTTGGCCCCGTGGATCGCAAGGTAGAGATCCTTTGGCTGGGGAAGCCCGCGCACACGTCGAACGATTTGATCGTCTACCTCCCGAAGCAAAAGGTGCTCTTTGCGGGCGACCTCATATCGAACAAGGCCATCCCGTTGCTGCTCGATCCCAATTTTGATCGTCTGGGATGGATCGCGTCGGTGGACTCCCTCATGTCGAAGGCGTTCGTCTTCGACAAGCTGATCCCGGGGCACGGGGTCTTGGCGGATCCCGTCGAGGAGGTGAGATTCACCCGCGGCTACTTGACCGATTCGTACGACAAGGCTGCCCGCGTGGCGGCGTGGGGCACGAGCTTGAACGCGGTCAAGGACTGGGCCTACCTCGGCCCGTACGAGGATGCCGAATTCTACAATGAGGTCCACTTCCTGAACATGCGGCGCCTCTACAACCAAGCGCGCGGCATCAAGACCCCCGGCCGGTCCCAGGCGCGCACCATCAAGAGGTAG
- the rpmI gene encoding 50S ribosomal protein L35 → MPKMKTNRAAAKRFKRTGSGKIKRGHAFARHHLGLKSRKRKRRLGASAIAEPTERKHIQKLLPYGG, encoded by the coding sequence ATGCCGAAGATGAAGACGAACCGGGCCGCCGCGAAGCGGTTCAAGCGGACCGGCTCAGGAAAGATCAAGCGCGGGCACGCCTTCGCGCGGCACCACCTGGGACTCAAATCGCGCAAGCGGAAACGGCGCCTGGGCGCTTCGGCCATCGCGGAACCGACCGAGCGCAAGCACATTCAAAAGCTCCTACCCTACGGCGGTTGA
- a CDS encoding PKD domain-containing protein, with the protein MNDRFAKVTRGTSYGWDGSDASMTTNAIYNWVQVSAPVNVAWIQPSTFGGSGFPASKQDHGFVTESGATYATGTNANKRVVEFVVGPGGNYVSGPTPLIHYTGTGQATAVGLAAGPDGLYLTDLYKDLGATTPIDPGANVLRIKYRGAVNFSATPTSGPPPLAVQFTDLSDVPGASAWFWDFGDGATSTLRNPSHTYAAGVYDVRLSVTGTNGIVVAEKSNYITAGTFSYVPGLTGNYYDNMDFTALALTRVDPTVDFDWGLGSPSPLMGDDQFSVRWTGQVSPLYTETYTFYSNTDDGARLWVNGQLVIDRWVNQALQEDSGFITLTAGQYYDIKYEYFDDTQDAIVHLSWSSPSQPKEIIPVGRLRTVSAGVADFSGSPRSGLAPLSVQFTDLSTVPGPSAWVWNFGDGTTSSTQSPNHLYAAAGTYDVRLDVTGSNGVVTAQKAAYVTVSASTVTYQPGLTGNYYDNLEFTGFKFSRVDSTIDFNWGFGSPDPRIGNDTYSVEWTGQVSPRYTETYRFYAKSDDGNRLWINNQLIIDRWTHQALREDSGSVALTAGQFYNLQMDFFDNTQEGEVHLSWSSPSQLKEIIPRSRLRTNDSVTAVEGPPLVPVSRAMLLGARPNPFRLGSVLEFALPTRGHASLRIFDVRGAVVATLFDGVAEAQRRYQFPFDASALPAGVYFQQLKAAGVSVSRKMVLLR; encoded by the coding sequence GTGAACGACCGGTTCGCCAAGGTAACTCGCGGCACGAGCTATGGCTGGGACGGCAGCGACGCCAGCATGACCACCAACGCGATCTACAACTGGGTCCAGGTCTCAGCCCCCGTGAATGTCGCCTGGATCCAGCCGTCCACGTTCGGAGGGAGCGGTTTCCCGGCCAGCAAGCAAGACCACGGATTCGTGACGGAGTCCGGGGCGACCTACGCCACCGGGACGAACGCTAACAAACGTGTCGTCGAGTTTGTCGTCGGGCCCGGAGGAAACTACGTGAGTGGGCCGACACCGCTCATTCACTACACCGGGACCGGACAGGCGACGGCCGTCGGACTTGCCGCCGGCCCCGACGGCCTCTATCTGACCGATCTCTACAAGGACCTTGGGGCGACAACCCCGATCGATCCCGGGGCCAACGTCCTCCGGATCAAATACCGCGGCGCCGTCAACTTCTCGGCGACGCCAACGAGCGGCCCCCCGCCGCTCGCGGTGCAGTTCACCGACTTGTCGGACGTACCCGGCGCCTCCGCGTGGTTCTGGGACTTTGGGGACGGCGCGACGAGCACCTTGCGGAATCCTTCCCATACGTACGCGGCGGGTGTGTACGACGTACGGTTGAGCGTGACCGGAACGAACGGCATCGTCGTGGCTGAGAAGTCGAACTACATTACGGCAGGAACGTTCTCCTACGTGCCGGGCCTCACGGGAAATTACTACGACAATATGGATTTCACCGCTCTCGCGCTGACGCGCGTCGATCCCACCGTCGACTTCGACTGGGGGCTCGGATCGCCGAGCCCGCTGATGGGGGACGACCAGTTCTCGGTCCGCTGGACGGGCCAGGTGTCGCCGCTCTATACGGAGACCTACACCTTTTACTCGAATACCGATGACGGCGCGCGCCTCTGGGTCAACGGCCAGCTCGTCATCGATCGATGGGTCAATCAGGCCCTCCAAGAGGATTCTGGCTTCATCACGCTCACCGCGGGGCAGTACTACGACATCAAGTATGAATACTTCGACGATACCCAGGATGCCATCGTCCATCTCTCCTGGTCGAGCCCCAGCCAGCCGAAGGAGATCATCCCGGTCGGCCGGCTCCGCACCGTGAGCGCGGGGGTGGCGGACTTTTCGGGGTCTCCGAGGAGCGGCCTAGCGCCGCTCTCGGTGCAATTCACTGATTTGTCGACCGTGCCTGGCCCCTCGGCGTGGGTCTGGAACTTTGGGGACGGAACCACCAGCTCCACCCAGAGTCCGAATCATCTGTACGCCGCGGCCGGTACCTACGACGTCCGGCTCGACGTGACGGGATCGAACGGCGTCGTGACGGCCCAAAAGGCGGCCTATGTCACCGTGAGTGCCAGCACGGTCACGTACCAGCCCGGGCTGACGGGCAACTACTATGACAATCTAGAGTTCACGGGCTTCAAGTTCTCACGGGTCGATTCGACCATCGACTTCAACTGGGGATTTGGGTCTCCGGATCCCCGGATCGGCAACGATACCTATTCGGTGGAATGGACGGGGCAGGTGTCGCCCCGCTACACCGAGACGTATCGCTTCTACGCGAAAAGCGACGACGGGAATCGCCTCTGGATCAACAACCAGCTCATCATCGATCGATGGACCCACCAGGCACTCCGAGAAGATTCGGGCAGCGTCGCTCTCACGGCGGGCCAGTTCTACAACCTCCAGATGGATTTCTTCGACAACACCCAGGAAGGGGAAGTCCATCTCTCGTGGTCGAGCCCGAGCCAGCTCAAAGAGATCATCCCGAGGAGCCGCCTCCGCACCAACGATTCGGTCACGGCCGTCGAGGGCCCTCCGCTCGTGCCGGTTTCTCGCGCAATGCTGCTGGGCGCGCGTCCCAACCCCTTCCGGTTGGGCAGCGTGCTGGAATTCGCGCTGCCCACGCGAGGTCACGCGTCCCTTCGAATCTTCGACGTCCGGGGGGCGGTGGTGGCGACGCTGTTCGACGGCGTCGCGGAGGCCCAGCGACGGTACCAATTCCCCTTCGACGCGAGCGCGCTCCCGGCCGGTGTCTACTTCCAGCAGCTCAAGGCGGCCGGCGTCAGTGTCTCGAGGAAGATGGTTCTGCTTCGCTGA